A single window of Sphaerodactylus townsendi isolate TG3544 linkage group LG03, MPM_Stown_v2.3, whole genome shotgun sequence DNA harbors:
- the EEF1AKMT3 gene encoding EEF1A lysine methyltransferase 3 has product MAASRVASEAEAGLESVCPQDLGLFADTFPAESRYRFCGHELNIAQHHGSRLGVAAPVWEAALALCDYFEEHKLNFWGKKVLELGAGTGIVGILVSLLGGDVTITDLPIALKQIEENVHRNLPMERLARTKVCALSWGLDHMEFPSNFDFILGADIIYLKDTYPLLIRTLQHLCGPQSTIYLSSKMRQGHSTVLFFETLLPVHFTSKLVFRDESENINIYKVTQKSNI; this is encoded by the exons ATGGCGGCCTCCAGAGTGGCCAGCGAGGCGGAAGCGGGGCTGGAGTCGGTCTGCCCGCAGGATCTGGGGTTATTCGCGGATACTTTTCCGGCGGAGAGCCGTTACCGGTTTTGTGGGCACGAGCTGAATATTGCTCAGCACCACGGGAGCCGGCTGGGAGTGGCTGCCCCGGTCTGGGAGGCG GCTCTGGCCCTCTGTGATTATTTTGAAGAGCACAAACTGAACTTCTGGGGCAAGAAGGTTCTAGAACTGGGCGCTGGGACTGGCATTGTGGGCATCCTTGTATCCCTCCTTG gAGGAGACGTGACAATCACAGATCTTCCCATAGCCTTGAAGCAGATAGAGGAGAATGTCCACCGAAATTTGCCCATGGAGCGTCTGGCTCGAACAAAAGTGTGTGCACTCTCATGGGGTCTGGACCACATGGAATTTCCCAGTAATTTTGACTTCATCTTGGGTGCAGATATTATCTATCTCAAGGACACCTACCCTTTGCTGATCAGGACTCTGCAGCACCTGTGTGGTCCTCAATCTACTATCTACCTGTCTTCCAAAATGCGCCAGGGACATAGTACCGTGTTGTTCTTTGAAACACTGCTGCCCGTGCACTTCACCTCAAAGCTTGTCTTTAGGGATGAGAGTGAGAATATTAACATTTACAAAGTGACCCAGAAGAGTAACATCTGA